Within the Agromyces ramosus genome, the region GGGTCTTCCCATTCGACAAGCCACTCCCACCCGCGGAAGGCGACAACCAGGCCATCGCCGTGGCTACAGACGACGGCTCCGTCGTCTACGACCTCGCATTCGCACTCGTCTGGGCAGATGATGACGAGGTCCTCAACGTCAACGAAGCGCACGCCTACGCGTCCTGTTCCGACTGCGTGGCCGTCGCCGTCGCATTCCAAGTCGTGCTGATCGTGGATGACGCGCAAGTGGTGGTTCCGCAGAACTTGGCCGTCGCCGCGAACTACGACTGCTACAACTGCATCACCGCAGCCATCGCCAACCAGCTCATCCTGTCCGTCGCTGGAGAACCGAGCGACGAGCAACTGCGTGCGCTCGGCGAGGTCTGGAACGACCTCATCCGTTTCGCTCACGGCATCACGTCCTACTCACTGACCGAGATCACCCAGCAGCTCGAGACCTTCAAGGCCGAGATCGTCGAAATCCTCGGACAGGCGCCGCCGGTCCAGCCCGCACCGGACACCTCGCCTCTGGACGAACCGGCGCCACCGGGCACTACGCCCCCGATGGAGCAGGAGCCCTCGACGAGCCCGCCATCACCGAGCACTGAGCCGAGCCCGAACGACCCATCACCGGCGCCCGCACCAGTACCCGAGCCCACGCCCGCACCCGACCCGGTGCCAGAGCCCACGCCGGAGCCCACCCCGCCAGCACCATAGGTCTCCGCGAGCAGCATGGGCTCGGCCGGCGTGCCCGCCTCAACTTCGCGGATGATCGCGATGCGGGTCGTGTCGTCGAACATGATCCATTCGCCGCGGCGGACGGATCCTTTTTGACACTGACCATGTTCGATATCGAGGTCAGCGGCGGACTCGGTAGCGGATGTGTGTCGCCTCCGGGGTGTCGATCACCCGAACGATGTCCAACTCGATCCGTGACGGCAGGACGTCGAACAAGCGACGACCACCGCCGAACAGCACCGGGATCTGATGGATCTGCAATTCGTCCAACACCCCGGCCTCGAGCGCCCGCTGCGCGGTATACGCACCATGCACCAACACGTTCCGGTCGCCGGCCGCTGACTTCGCCTGCGCCATCGCACTTTCGATTCCGTCGCTCACGTACGTCACCAACGGATAGTTCGCCACCGAGGGACCGGGCGGCCGGTGGCTGGGCACGAAGATCGGAACACCGTGGGTGTCACCGCCCCAGTGATCGACCTGCTCCACGGTCCGCCGACCCGCGAGCACCGCACCGGTCGCATTCCCCTCGTCGTGAAAGTCCCTGGCCGGCCCGGACGGCCGGACGTTCCAGCCCGGATCCGCAGTGAATATCCACTCGTGCAGCCGGTCGAAGCCGTCGCCGCCGGGGTTGTCCGGTTCGTCGTTCGGACCAGCGATGTACCCGTCGAGGGACATCGACATGTAGAGGACTGATGAGGACATGAGCACGCTCCTTGTTTCCGGCGCAGCCCTTCAGCCGCGCCTCCTACTCTGGCGTCGAACAACGACATACAAGATCGACACCGTCGGAGGGGAGGCGCGATGAAGCCTGACTGATGGTGAAGTCCCTTAACCGTTTTTCCACAAAGGTCGCGCCTGAATCATTTAGGGCGGGCCTTTAGTCGGTGATGACGACTACACCGGACGGTGCGTCGAGGTACTCGATTGTGCGCTCTGCCGCGCTGTCGATCTGCACTCGTGGCTCGGATGGGATCTGGTTTTCGTTGTATGTGCCAGGTCCGTAGAACTGCCCGTAGCTGAGCACGACCCCGCCTTCCGCAAGAACGGCGGATTCGAGTTGTTCAACCGCACGAGCGTCCGGCCCATCGGGGAGTTGCCATGCCACGGTCTGGGCGAGGATCTTCGGAGCGCCGCTCGCTCGAGCGGCGTCGATGATGTTTTGGTTCCCCTCGGTGCGGATGCGCGCGTTGAGCTCAGCGTGATCGCTGATCTTGTCGACGTCGTCGGGCAGGTCGGTGAGTTCGTTCAGGATGATGTCAGGCTCGAACGCGGCGACGGCGGCGATCAGTGCGTCGCGATCGAAGACATCGACCACGATCGGCTCGGCACCGAGTTCAGCGAGGCGGTCCGCCTTGCCCGCCGATCGCGTCATGCCGCCGACAGTGTGGCCGGCATCGATCAGCAGCGGGATGAGGCGCTGACCGATGACTCCGGATGCTCCGGCGAGGAAGATTCTGGACATGGGTTTCTGCTTTCTACTATTTGGGTTGATGAGGCTTGGTGATCAGCCCCGGCGCCTGAGGTGGGCTTGGGCGACGAGGCTGATGAGGGCGAAGAGGATCGTGAGTGCGGTATAGCCGACGACGGCGGGAATCTCTCCAAGCGGTTCGACGAGCTGGCCCTCGATGACGATCGGCACGCCGAAGGCGAGGTAGGAGACGACATAGATGGCTGCGACGATTCCAGCTCGCTGATGCGCTGCGACACGAGGAACGACCAATTGGAGCGCCGCGCTGAAGGACGCGCCGAATCCGATGCCGGCGATCGCCTGCCCGATCATCATGACGGCCAGGCTTCCGGCGAAGACGCCTCCGATGATGCCAGCTGCGCCGATGATCGATGCGGAGATGCCAATGCTCATCGCGCGGCGCGGGGGCACCTTGGCGAAAGCGAGTCCGGTGATGGTGGACATCGCTGGTGCGAGGAATCCGGTGACTCCGTTGAGGAGGGGACTGTCGAGATGGAACACGCTGCGCACCATGTTCGGCGCCAAGCCGCCGGAGAGTCCAGCGAGCATCCACACCGCAGCGACGACGGGAGCGGCGGCGAAGAACTCTTTCCGTGCCGCGAGCGGGACGGACACGCGGGGAATCAGCGACCGCACTGCGCCGCTCCTGCGCGTCGCGGTCTCCGGAGAAGCAAGTACCGTGATGCCACCGAGGATCGTGAGCGCGATCAGCGCGGTGAAAATGACCGTGTTCGCCTCTCGGGTGAGCTGTATCGCCAGTCCAGCCAATAGCGATCCGAGCGCCAGACCTCCCGTGAGACTGACGCTGCCAAGGATCGCGCCGAGGCGCTTCTTGTTATCGGGCGCGAGTTCGACCAGTGCCGCGGTGAACGCAGAAGTGGCCGCCCCGCTCGCGATTCCCTGGATGATGCGACCCGCGATGACCCAATTGATGTCCGTGCCCACGAGGAACAAGAGGACCGAGCCCAGCTGCACGATCAACGCGCCGATCAGCACAGGCCGACGGCCGAGATAGTCCGAAAGCGAGCCAAGCGTGAGCGCTGCAACGAGAAACCCGATCGCATAGACAGCGAACGCGGCACTGAGCATTGCAGGCGGGAAGTCCCATTGCTGCTTGTACGCCACGAGCAACGGCGTCAACGCCCCAGCCGCGAGATACAGGCTGGTGAACGCGACAGCGGCTCCCGCCATCGCGAAACCTGCGGGTAGCACTCGCCGGCCGGTCGCGGCGATTGGGGACGTGACTGTCTGGTGCGGAGGCACAGCAACTCCTTGCTGGGAGGCGATCAGGCATCGGTGCTGCCGACCGTCGTGCTCACAACGCTACCGAGAAGAGGTTCGTCGATTAATGCCACTTCACGCCGCGTTCCACAGACCACTTTCGGCGGATTCGTCTGGCTTCTGCTACCGGAGCACCGTGCACAGGGCGTCCAACGCGCCGGGCCAGGCACTGTCGGAGACGGAGGAGAAGTTGACGACGAGCGCGTCCTGCCTCGGGAGTTCTGGGCCGGCGGTGGGATGGCGAAACTCTGCCATGCCGCTGACGATGAGACCTTTGCGTGCGGCGGCCCGCAGCGCAACGGCTTCGGTTCCCGCGGGAAGTACGAGAACAGCCTGCAATCCGGCCGCCATGCCTTGCACTTGGATTTCGGGGGCGTTCTTCGCGAGTGCGTCGATGAGCTCGTCGCGGCGACGGCGATAATTGTGTCGCCGGCCGCGCACGTGCCGGTCGAAGGCGCCCGATGTGACGAAGTCGGCGAAGATCAACTGATCGAGCACGCTCACTGTCTCGACTCGACCTTTCGCTGCCGCGACAGCGGGGAGGAGCGACTCGGGCACAACCATCCATGCCAGCCGAAGGGCGGGCGCGACGGATTTGCTGGCCGTTCCGAAGTACACGACGTGCTCGGGGTCCAATCCCTGCAAAGACCCCACGGGCTTCCGGTCGTACCGGAATTCGCCGTCGTAGTCGTCCTCGAGGATGAATGCACCACGATTGCGAGCCCAGTCGAGCACCGCAGCTCGTCGCTCAGTGGACAGTGCGAAGCCTGTCGGGAACTGGTGCGCGGGCGTTAGTAACACAGCACCGGGATCCTTCATGGTGGTGAGTTCGTCGACTCGTGCCCCGCGCTCGTCGACACCGAGTGGCGGAATGCTCATGCCCTCATCGACGAGCGCGGCACGATAGATGTCCAAGCCGTAGCCCTCAACGGCGACTGTACCGACTCCTTGGGCCGTGAGAGCCCGGGCGACCATCACCAGTCCGTGGTGAAAGCCCGAAGTGATAACGAT harbors:
- a CDS encoding dihydrofolate reductase family protein, giving the protein MSSSVLYMSMSLDGYIAGPNDEPDNPGGDGFDRLHEWIFTADPGWNVRPSGPARDFHDEGNATGAVLAGRRTVEQVDHWGGDTHGVPIFVPSHRPPGPSVANYPLVTYVSDGIESAMAQAKSAAGDRNVLVHGAYTAQRALEAGVLDELQIHQIPVLFGGGRRLFDVLPSRIELDIVRVIDTPEATHIRYRVRR
- a CDS encoding SDR family oxidoreductase — its product is MSRIFLAGASGVIGQRLIPLLIDAGHTVGGMTRSAGKADRLAELGAEPIVVDVFDRDALIAAVAAFEPDIILNELTDLPDDVDKISDHAELNARIRTEGNQNIIDAARASGAPKILAQTVAWQLPDGPDARAVEQLESAVLAEGGVVLSYGQFYGPGTYNENQIPSEPRVQIDSAAERTIEYLDAPSGVVVITD
- a CDS encoding MFS transporter, giving the protein MAGAAVAFTSLYLAAGALTPLLVAYKQQWDFPPAMLSAAFAVYAIGFLVAALTLGSLSDYLGRRPVLIGALIVQLGSVLLFLVGTDINWVIAGRIIQGIASGAATSAFTAALVELAPDNKKRLGAILGSVSLTGGLALGSLLAGLAIQLTREANTVIFTALIALTILGGITVLASPETATRRSGAVRSLIPRVSVPLAARKEFFAAAPVVAAVWMLAGLSGGLAPNMVRSVFHLDSPLLNGVTGFLAPAMSTITGLAFAKVPPRRAMSIGISASIIGAAGIIGGVFAGSLAVMMIGQAIAGIGFGASFSAALQLVVPRVAAHQRAGIVAAIYVVSYLAFGVPIVIEGQLVEPLGEIPAVVGYTALTILFALISLVAQAHLRRRG
- the pdxR gene encoding MocR-like pyridoxine biosynthesis transcription factor PdxR gives rise to the protein MQVTSIHMVKARTTSSIDELARAGVDLHLELQGSRLRAGLTEALREAVRSGRLAPNTRLPASRALASDLGIARSTVTTCYSELVEEGWLTARHGSGTRVAERVQPRRPTIEDSSAMSRPRTTHVLGPGAVDFAEFPRGPWLAAARRALSAAPHSAFGYGDPLGRMELRSALVDYLARVRGVYADPEQIVITSGFHHGLVMVARALTAQGVGTVAVEGYGLDIYRAALVDEGMSIPPLGVDERGARVDELTTMKDPGAVLLTPAHQFPTGFALSTERRAAVLDWARNRGAFILEDDYDGEFRYDRKPVGSLQGLDPEHVVYFGTASKSVAPALRLAWMVVPESLLPAVAAAKGRVETVSVLDQLIFADFVTSGAFDRHVRGRRHNYRRRRDELIDALAKNAPEIQVQGMAAGLQAVLVLPAGTEAVALRAAARKGLIVSGMAEFRHPTAGPELPRQDALVVNFSSVSDSAWPGALDALCTVLR